One Natrinema halophilum genomic window carries:
- a CDS encoding ABC transporter ATP-binding protein, producing the protein MGRTQQDATGESDRITDGDGVAVESALVGDDLELSYPTSKEPIVECARLDVPEEAVTALVGPNGCGKSTLLKSLSNHLEPDTGTVRIHGEDLDSFSQKELARELGVLSQENDSLGSITVEDLVYHGRYPHRGFFDNVDDADRDAVDRALELAGIEHLRSAELGQLSGGQKQLAWIAMVLAQDTDVLLLDEPTTFLDVHHQFRVLETIRQLNVQKGVTVAVILHDISQAARFADYLIAMCDGELYDWGPPEEVVTEQLLADVFGVEATVEYEPELQVLPKRALPDR; encoded by the coding sequence ATGGGACGTACACAGCAGGACGCGACCGGAGAATCGGATCGCATAACCGACGGGGACGGCGTCGCCGTCGAAAGCGCGCTCGTCGGCGACGACCTCGAGTTGAGTTACCCGACGAGCAAGGAACCGATCGTCGAGTGTGCACGCCTCGACGTTCCCGAGGAAGCGGTGACCGCCCTCGTCGGCCCGAACGGCTGCGGGAAGAGCACACTGCTGAAGTCACTCTCGAACCACCTCGAGCCAGATACCGGGACAGTCCGGATCCACGGCGAAGACCTCGACTCGTTTAGTCAAAAGGAACTGGCGCGGGAACTGGGAGTCCTCTCCCAGGAAAACGACTCGCTGGGTTCGATCACCGTCGAGGACCTCGTCTACCACGGCCGATATCCTCACCGGGGCTTCTTCGACAACGTCGACGATGCGGACCGCGATGCGGTCGATCGGGCGCTCGAACTGGCCGGAATCGAGCATCTGCGGAGCGCCGAACTCGGGCAGCTGAGCGGTGGACAGAAACAACTGGCCTGGATCGCCATGGTACTCGCACAGGATACGGATGTCCTCCTGCTCGACGAACCGACGACGTTTCTAGATGTCCACCACCAGTTCCGGGTTCTCGAGACGATCCGCCAGCTCAACGTACAGAAAGGAGTCACCGTTGCCGTCATCCTGCACGATATCTCGCAGGCGGCTCGCTTCGCGGATTACCTGATCGCGATGTGCGACGGGGAACTGTACGACTGGGGGCCGCCCGAGGAGGTCGTCACCGAACAGTTGCTCGCCGACGTCTTCGGCGTCGAGGCGACGGTCGAATACGAGCCGGAACTCCAGGTGCTGCCGAAGCGTGCGCTTCCGGATCGATGA
- a CDS encoding FecCD family ABC transporter permease translates to MADAQSVGGHSSAREREGWVTGTLVLFCLASAIVTVVAGLVQMSFGEYSMTVVETWHAVFNPAVMFNLDAWSSFLLGTETPEMSTASVVVWELRLPRVLVGIIAGATLAISGAIFQAVTRNELASPFVLGVSSGAGFAVLATLIVFSGLSQLLPLIATVGGAVAFLLVYTIAWKGGTSPVRLVLAGVIVNMIFQSLQQGLFFFADDIGVVQTAIAWLTGSLTGTRWDQVRIALLPALFAIAIAIGGARQLNVLMLGERTAQSLGMRVERTRFLLSVCAILAASVAIAVAGIVSFFGLVVPHIVRNTVGSDYRRLLVGCLFAGPALMVVADVGARLALPGIQLPVGVVTGLVGGPYFLYLMRKQQTMGEL, encoded by the coding sequence ATGGCAGACGCCCAGTCGGTCGGGGGGCATTCGTCCGCTCGAGAGCGAGAGGGGTGGGTGACGGGGACCCTCGTCCTCTTTTGTCTGGCGAGTGCGATCGTCACCGTCGTCGCCGGACTCGTACAGATGAGTTTCGGCGAGTACTCGATGACGGTCGTCGAAACATGGCACGCGGTATTCAATCCCGCGGTCATGTTCAATCTCGACGCGTGGTCGTCGTTCCTGCTCGGGACGGAAACACCGGAGATGAGCACCGCGAGCGTCGTCGTCTGGGAGCTACGACTCCCGCGAGTATTGGTCGGGATCATCGCCGGTGCCACGCTGGCTATCTCCGGTGCGATATTCCAGGCCGTGACGCGCAACGAGTTGGCGAGTCCGTTCGTGCTTGGAGTGAGCTCCGGCGCAGGGTTCGCCGTGCTGGCGACGCTGATCGTCTTCAGCGGGCTCTCGCAATTGTTACCCCTGATCGCGACTGTGGGGGGCGCGGTGGCGTTTTTACTCGTCTATACGATCGCCTGGAAGGGTGGGACGAGCCCCGTCCGTCTGGTCCTCGCCGGCGTCATCGTGAACATGATCTTTCAATCCCTGCAACAGGGGCTGTTCTTTTTCGCGGACGACATCGGCGTCGTCCAGACCGCAATCGCCTGGCTAACTGGGTCGCTTACGGGAACGCGATGGGACCAGGTGCGGATCGCGCTCCTGCCGGCGCTGTTTGCGATCGCGATCGCGATCGGTGGAGCGCGACAGTTGAACGTCTTGATGCTCGGCGAGCGCACCGCTCAATCGCTTGGAATGCGGGTCGAGCGAACGCGCTTTCTCCTCTCGGTCTGTGCAATCCTGGCTGCGAGCGTCGCGATCGCCGTCGCCGGCATCGTCAGCTTCTTCGGCCTGGTCGTCCCGCACATCGTCCGAAACACCGTCGGCAGCGATTACCGGCGGCTGCTAGTCGGCTGTCTTTTCGCAGGTCCAGCGTTGATGGTCGTCGCGGACGTCGGCGCACGCCTCGCGCTTCCCGGCATCCAGTTGCCGGTCGGCGTCGTCACCGGGTTGGTCGGAGGCCCCTACTTCCTCTACCTGATGCGCAAGCAACAAACGATGGGTGAACTCTAA
- a CDS encoding cupin domain-containing protein, whose translation MPDSVLRRDDEIEYEPVEATDGLSKGVLIADDHGAPNFAIRRFVLEAGGEVPKHTNDVEHEQYVLEGEYTVGIDGEEHDVEPGDSLFIPAGTTHWYRNESDERGAFLCAVPNGDDEIQLLE comes from the coding sequence ATGCCCGACTCCGTGTTGCGACGCGATGACGAAATCGAGTACGAACCGGTCGAGGCCACAGACGGTCTCTCGAAGGGCGTCCTGATCGCCGACGATCACGGCGCGCCGAACTTCGCGATCCGGCGATTCGTCCTCGAGGCCGGCGGCGAGGTCCCGAAACACACCAACGACGTGGAACACGAACAGTACGTTCTCGAGGGCGAGTACACGGTCGGAATCGATGGCGAGGAACACGACGTCGAACCGGGCGATTCGTTGTTCATTCCGGCCGGGACGACCCACTGGTATCGAAACGAAAGCGACGAACGAGGCGCGTTCCTCTGTGCCGTCCCGAACGGCGACGACGAGATTCAGTTACTCGAGTGA
- a CDS encoding cold-shock protein, which yields MAKGTVDFFNDTGGYGFIETEDADDDVFFHMEDIGGPDLEEGQELEFDIEQAPKGPRATNVERL from the coding sequence ATGGCGAAAGGAACCGTTGATTTCTTCAACGACACTGGCGGCTACGGATTCATCGAGACTGAGGACGCGGACGACGACGTGTTCTTCCACATGGAAGACATCGGCGGCCCGGACCTGGAAGAAGGACAGGAACTCGAGTTCGACATCGAGCAGGCCCCCAAGGGCCCGCGCGCAACGAACGTCGAGCGCCTGTAA
- a CDS encoding NADP-dependent oxidoreductase — protein MAETRQWRLASRPVGEPSMENFELVTVDRPEPGHDEVLVETLYQSVDPYMRGRMRDAESYAEPWDVGDPMKAGVVGEVIESNADEFEAGDVVTGDLLWAEHAVADADELQRVNPDLGPVSTALGVLGMPGVTAYWGLLDVGDPKPGDTVFVSAAAGAVGSVVGQLAQINGARVVGTAGSDEKIEWLTEELGFDAAINYKETDDLSGAVAEACPNGIDVYFDNVGGPITDAVWPRLNEFSRVAICGQIALYNETDVPTGPRKLATLIEKRAKVEGLLVSDYQDRWGEALERLSRFVHEDEIRYRENVVEGFENAPDAFLGLFEGENIGKQLVKVADYDG, from the coding sequence ATGGCAGAAACCAGGCAGTGGCGACTCGCCAGCCGTCCCGTCGGTGAACCGTCCATGGAGAATTTCGAACTCGTCACTGTCGACCGACCCGAACCCGGGCACGACGAAGTACTCGTCGAGACGCTGTATCAGTCGGTCGACCCCTATATGCGCGGGCGGATGCGCGACGCCGAATCCTACGCCGAACCGTGGGACGTCGGCGATCCGATGAAAGCCGGCGTCGTCGGCGAAGTCATCGAGTCGAATGCCGACGAGTTCGAGGCGGGCGACGTCGTGACCGGCGACCTCCTCTGGGCGGAACACGCGGTTGCCGACGCGGACGAACTCCAACGAGTGAATCCGGACCTCGGCCCGGTCTCGACGGCTCTGGGCGTTCTCGGCATGCCCGGCGTGACCGCCTACTGGGGCCTGCTCGACGTCGGCGACCCCAAGCCCGGCGACACCGTATTCGTCTCGGCTGCCGCGGGGGCGGTCGGTTCGGTCGTCGGCCAGCTCGCCCAGATCAACGGTGCGCGCGTCGTCGGTACCGCCGGCAGCGACGAGAAGATCGAGTGGCTTACGGAGGAGTTGGGCTTCGACGCCGCGATCAATTACAAGGAGACCGACGATCTCTCCGGGGCAGTGGCCGAGGCCTGCCCGAACGGGATCGACGTCTACTTCGACAACGTTGGCGGCCCCATAACGGACGCCGTCTGGCCCCGACTGAACGAGTTCTCACGGGTCGCGATCTGTGGCCAGATCGCGCTGTACAACGAGACGGATGTTCCGACCGGTCCCCGAAAGCTCGCGACGCTCATCGAGAAACGCGCGAAAGTCGAGGGACTGCTCGTCAGCGACTATCAGGATCGCTGGGGCGAAGCGCTCGAGCGACTCTCTCGGTTCGTCCACGAGGACGAAATCCGCTACCGCGAGAACGTCGTCGAGGGCTTCGAGAACGCACCCGACGCATTCCTCGGGCTCTTCGAGGGTGAGAACATCGGGAAACAACTCGTCAAGGTCGCCGACTACGACGGCTGA
- a CDS encoding helix-turn-helix domain-containing protein, producing the protein MALELGYSDRPRSATCADVAAELGSTSATGSEHVQKAEMKVVRAAMGEFGPRAWADPSRRSVGVRRRRQPS; encoded by the coding sequence ATTGCGCTGGAACTCGGCTATTCCGACCGGCCTCGAAGTGCTACCTGCGCGGACGTCGCCGCCGAACTCGGGAGTACATCGGCGACAGGGAGCGAACACGTGCAAAAAGCGGAGATGAAAGTCGTTCGCGCCGCGATGGGCGAGTTCGGTCCGCGGGCCTGGGCCGATCCGTCCCGGCGCAGCGTCGGAGTCAGACGACGACGTCAGCCGTCGTAG
- a CDS encoding MMPL family transporter: MLAVLEIPLGQVSALVGSISLGLGVDDALPVTERFSHEPEAGADVATALHRTVVGTGGALLSSAVTTAAGFGVLAVAVTPALQQFGISLGIGTCTPSSRASSSCRTCSPSGSDTAAARSKRRSRQ; encoded by the coding sequence ATGCTGGCCGTCCTCGAGATACCGCTTGGCCAGGTTTCCGCGCTCGTCGGCAGCATCTCGCTCGGCCTGGGGGTCGACGACGCGCTCCCCGTTACCGAACGGTTCAGTCACGAACCCGAGGCGGGAGCCGACGTGGCGACGGCCCTGCACCGGACCGTCGTCGGGACGGGCGGTGCCCTTCTGAGTAGCGCCGTCACGACGGCGGCCGGCTTCGGTGTTCTGGCGGTTGCCGTGACTCCTGCGCTTCAGCAGTTCGGAATCAGCCTCGGGATCGGGACTTGTACGCCCTCCTCGCGAGCGTCTTCGTCCTGCCGAACCTGCTCGCCCTCTGGGTCCGATACGGCTGCGGCTCGGTCGAAACGCCGATCACGACAGTGA
- a CDS encoding ABC transporter permease encodes MLSVGFRALFRREILRFVRRPKNTFMPPAITNVLYFAVFGVILGNRIDEIATFDYIVFIVPGLIVLGAISNAFENASFSIFHGRWNEYIHETLTSPLSYIEMVVAYVGASAVRGLVVGVIIAVIGRLFVPISMEHGLYLVATMVVITSLFAGLGIIGGLVARDFDDLTVMNQFILRPLVFFGAVFYSLETFEHAWQVNLSLVNPMVYMVDSVRYGLLGYSDLIEVGILPEPYGGFAPLISLAVLTLGCGLVLAIDVYLFKTGYGLTD; translated from the coding sequence ATGCTCTCGGTCGGTTTTCGCGCGCTGTTCCGGCGCGAGATACTGCGGTTCGTCCGCCGGCCCAAGAACACCTTCATGCCGCCGGCGATCACGAACGTCCTCTACTTCGCCGTCTTCGGGGTCATCCTCGGAAACCGAATCGATGAGATTGCGACGTTCGACTACATCGTCTTCATCGTCCCGGGGCTCATCGTGCTGGGTGCGATTTCGAACGCCTTCGAAAACGCGTCGTTCTCGATCTTCCACGGCAGGTGGAACGAGTACATCCACGAAACGCTGACGTCGCCGCTGTCGTACATCGAGATGGTCGTCGCCTATGTCGGCGCCAGTGCGGTGCGGGGACTCGTCGTCGGCGTTATCATCGCCGTCATCGGGCGGTTGTTCGTTCCGATCAGCATGGAACACGGGCTGTACCTGGTCGCCACGATGGTCGTCATCACGTCGTTGTTCGCCGGACTCGGTATCATCGGCGGTCTCGTCGCACGGGATTTCGACGATCTGACGGTGATGAACCAGTTCATCCTCCGACCCCTGGTGTTCTTCGGCGCCGTCTTCTACTCGCTCGAGACGTTCGAGCATGCGTGGCAGGTGAACCTCTCGCTGGTGAACCCGATGGTCTACATGGTCGACAGCGTCCGATACGGACTGCTCGGCTACTCGGACCTGATCGAAGTCGGAATCTTGCCCGAACCCTACGGTGGCTTCGCGCCACTGATTTCGCTCGCAGTGCTTACGCTGGGATGCGGACTCGTCCTGGCGATAGACGTCTACCTGTTCAAGACCGGATACGGATTGACCGACTGA
- a CDS encoding ABC transporter ATP-binding protein: MPPAIETVDLVKEYGDLRALQELSLTVEEGEFFGLLGPNGAGKTTFINTLVGLVRKTGGEARVFGYDVEEDYQRARDSIGLAPQEFNVDRFFPIKEVLMHKAGYHGIPEGEAAKRADEVLKRVGIYDKRNERFDWLSGGMKRRLLLARALVTDPDLLILDEPTAGVDVQLRHDLWELVTELNDEGTTILLTTHYIEEAERLCDRVAIMNEGRKVTVATPDELKQRGTDTIAVGLESAPISAPDLGVYAHETTVSGDRLEVRVDDGGSTAPRLLNDLEAKGYEIADLEITRTSLEEIFVDLTERDDRTVTRSEAEGEGDGDGPPTNDERKRTQKQEGVV; encoded by the coding sequence ATGCCACCGGCCATCGAGACTGTCGACCTCGTGAAGGAGTACGGCGATTTGCGCGCCCTGCAGGAACTGTCGCTGACCGTCGAAGAGGGCGAATTTTTCGGCCTGCTCGGTCCGAACGGGGCGGGCAAGACGACGTTTATCAACACGCTGGTCGGCCTGGTCCGGAAGACTGGCGGCGAAGCGCGAGTCTTCGGCTACGACGTCGAGGAAGACTACCAGCGGGCCCGCGATTCGATCGGACTCGCCCCCCAGGAATTTAATGTCGATCGCTTCTTCCCGATCAAGGAAGTCCTGATGCACAAGGCTGGCTACCACGGAATTCCCGAAGGTGAGGCCGCCAAGCGGGCCGACGAGGTTCTCAAACGCGTCGGCATCTACGACAAACGCAACGAACGCTTCGACTGGCTCTCCGGCGGGATGAAACGCCGGCTGCTACTCGCTCGAGCGCTGGTAACGGACCCAGACCTCCTGATCCTGGACGAACCCACCGCCGGCGTCGACGTCCAGTTGCGCCACGACCTCTGGGAGCTCGTCACCGAGCTCAACGACGAAGGGACGACGATCCTGCTTACAACCCACTACATCGAGGAAGCCGAGCGCCTCTGTGACCGCGTCGCGATCATGAACGAGGGTCGGAAGGTGACGGTCGCGACCCCGGACGAACTGAAACAACGGGGCACCGACACCATCGCCGTCGGACTCGAATCCGCTCCCATCAGTGCGCCCGACCTCGGGGTGTATGCACACGAAACGACGGTGTCCGGCGACCGCCTCGAGGTCCGCGTCGACGACGGCGGCTCGACCGCACCGCGACTGCTCAACGATCTCGAGGCGAAGGGCTACGAGATCGCCGATCTCGAGATCACCCGCACCTCGCTCGAAGAGATATTCGTCGATCTCACCGAACGCGACGACCGGACCGTAACCCGGTCCGAAGCGGAGGGTGAAGGCGACGGTGACGGACCACCAACGAACGATGAACGGAAGCGAACGCAAAAACAAGAGGGGGTCGTCTGA
- a CDS encoding CBS domain-containing protein, producing MRSFRIGSLFGIPIKLDLTFLFVLPLFAYLIGTRIGPVSEILNDVLGAGIEVSTITGGSMPWILGLTAALGLFVGVVLHELGHSLTAQRYGFPIDSITLWLFGGIAAFSEMPEDWRQELNIAIAGPIVSVLVGIGSYALFAVTPESLSGLRFVLGYLSILNVTLAIFNMLPAFPMDGGRVLRALLARSKPYAQATQQAASVGKLFAVFMGLVGLLGGNIILIGVAFFVFIAASSEAQQVTMKAAFQDVTVGDIMTPADELHTVEPETTVAELVQRMFTERHTGYPVVDGKAFEGERLVGLVTLTDAREVQPVERDAYTVSDVMTTDLQTITPDSDAMTAIERMQEHGIGRLLVVGREDRSADSLADQTTREDGNLVGLISRSDVMTALDIVQQSGSVSPSSRAGTAD from the coding sequence ATGAGGAGTTTTCGGATCGGCTCGCTGTTTGGCATCCCGATTAAGCTCGACCTTACGTTCTTATTCGTCCTTCCGCTGTTCGCGTATCTCATCGGAACGCGGATCGGCCCCGTTTCGGAGATCCTGAACGACGTGCTCGGTGCGGGGATCGAGGTGAGCACGATCACCGGCGGGTCGATGCCGTGGATACTAGGACTAACTGCAGCACTCGGGTTGTTCGTCGGCGTCGTCCTTCACGAACTCGGCCACTCGCTGACCGCCCAGCGCTACGGATTTCCGATCGACTCGATTACGCTCTGGTTGTTTGGCGGGATCGCCGCCTTCTCCGAGATGCCCGAAGACTGGCGCCAGGAACTCAACATCGCCATCGCGGGGCCGATCGTCAGCGTACTCGTCGGCATCGGCTCGTACGCATTGTTCGCCGTCACACCGGAGAGCCTCAGCGGATTACGGTTCGTACTCGGGTATCTCTCCATTCTGAACGTTACGCTCGCCATCTTCAACATGCTCCCGGCGTTTCCGATGGACGGCGGACGGGTGCTACGCGCGTTGCTCGCACGCAGCAAACCCTACGCACAGGCGACCCAGCAAGCCGCCAGCGTCGGAAAACTGTTCGCGGTTTTCATGGGCCTGGTCGGCCTCTTGGGGGGCAACATCATCTTAATCGGCGTCGCTTTCTTCGTCTTCATCGCCGCCTCGAGCGAGGCCCAGCAGGTGACCATGAAGGCTGCCTTCCAGGACGTCACTGTCGGTGACATCATGACACCGGCAGACGAGCTCCACACGGTCGAACCGGAGACGACGGTCGCAGAGCTGGTCCAGCGGATGTTCACCGAACGACATACGGGATATCCGGTCGTCGACGGCAAGGCCTTCGAGGGAGAGCGACTCGTCGGCCTCGTCACGCTGACCGACGCCCGTGAAGTCCAGCCCGTCGAGCGCGACGCGTACACCGTTTCTGACGTAATGACGACCGACTTACAGACGATCACGCCGGATTCGGATGCGATGACCGCGATCGAACGCATGCAAGAACACGGGATCGGTCGACTTCTCGTCGTCGGTCGCGAGGATCGGTCCGCCGACTCACTGGCCGACCAAACGACGCGCGAAGACGGAAATCTCGTGGGGTTGATTTCACGCAGCGATGTGATGACAGCCCTCGATATCGTCCAGCAAAGCGGTTCTGTCTCACCCTCGAGCCGGGCGGGGACGGCAGATTGA
- a CDS encoding helix-turn-helix domain-containing protein, which produces MLEQTDPIDRISPLPAEIGSPQGKLVYLALETSGGATVADLHRTLNMRKLSILSVLASLSGRGLIEQTDAEYVLAN; this is translated from the coding sequence ATGCTAGAACAGACCGACCCGATCGACCGAATCAGTCCGCTTCCGGCCGAAATCGGCTCTCCGCAGGGAAAACTCGTGTACCTCGCCCTCGAGACGTCCGGCGGAGCGACGGTGGCGGACCTTCATCGGACGCTGAACATGCGAAAACTCTCGATCCTGAGCGTGCTCGCCTCGCTCTCGGGTCGCGGGTTGATCGAGCAGACCGACGCTGAGTACGTTCTCGCGAATTGA
- a CDS encoding 50S ribosomal protein L16, translating to MSDKPASMYREISKPAYTRREYITGIPGSKIAQHKMGDVKADPEDYPVQISLVTEEEVQIRHGSLEASRLSANRHMLKNAGEGNYKMILRKFPHHVIRENKQATGAGADRVSDGMRQAFGKIVGTAARMDAGERIFTIWCDIDDADFAKDALRRAYNKISPPCRVVVEKGEAQLIA from the coding sequence ATGTCCGACAAACCCGCCTCCATGTATCGGGAAATCAGTAAACCGGCCTACACGCGCCGCGAATACATTACTGGGATCCCGGGTTCGAAGATTGCACAGCACAAGATGGGCGACGTCAAGGCAGACCCCGAGGACTACCCCGTCCAGATCAGCCTCGTCACCGAAGAAGAAGTCCAGATCCGTCACGGCTCACTCGAAGCCTCGCGCCTGTCTGCGAACCGCCACATGCTGAAAAACGCCGGCGAGGGGAACTACAAGATGATCCTCCGAAAGTTCCCCCATCACGTCATCCGGGAGAACAAACAGGCGACCGGTGCCGGAGCGGACCGTGTCTCTGACGGGATGCGCCAGGCCTTCGGGAAGATCGTCGGCACTGCCGCCCGCATGGATGCCGGCGAGCGCATCTTCACCATCTGGTGTGACATCGACGACGCCGACTTCGCCAAGGACGCGCTCCGACGCGCGTACAACAAGATCTCGCCGCCGTGCCGAGTCGTCGTCGAGAAAGGCGAAGCGCAACTCATCGCCTGA
- a CDS encoding ATP-grasp domain-containing protein, translating into MIDLAVANDQETFRRMQEPLAERGIRVHHVPVRERTIALGDPPWVPDEYDVGYVYPGRLMEGGVADTLLEVPWLNRREAVLTSRNKAEVLARLDRAALPVPDSVFVSNDVSEAELAAVFDRFEPPVVVKPNSTTRGVGVAKAHDLDSFLGICDYLSLVHDYRATDDQSFLVQEFLPNATDYRVMVLEGEYVGAVERRLPDEAVHEGQWKHNVHRGAVATGVDLPEPWRDLAESVAAELEIPFLGVDLLETGDRLVVNETNARPTIDEETKYEPGFYDRLASAIRRVADRS; encoded by the coding sequence ATGATCGATCTCGCGGTCGCGAACGATCAGGAGACGTTCCGGCGGATGCAGGAACCGCTGGCCGAACGTGGGATACGGGTCCATCACGTACCCGTGCGCGAGCGGACGATTGCGCTGGGCGATCCGCCGTGGGTGCCCGACGAGTACGACGTCGGCTACGTGTATCCCGGCCGGCTGATGGAGGGCGGAGTCGCCGACACTTTGCTCGAGGTGCCGTGGCTCAACAGGCGCGAGGCCGTCCTGACCTCGCGGAACAAAGCCGAAGTGCTGGCGCGACTCGATCGAGCAGCCCTCCCGGTTCCCGACTCCGTGTTCGTCTCGAACGACGTTTCAGAAGCCGAGCTGGCGGCGGTCTTCGACCGCTTCGAACCGCCCGTCGTGGTCAAACCGAACTCGACGACGCGAGGCGTCGGCGTCGCGAAGGCCCACGACCTCGATTCGTTTCTGGGGATCTGTGACTACCTTTCACTGGTCCACGACTACCGGGCGACCGACGACCAGTCGTTTCTGGTTCAGGAGTTCCTCCCGAACGCGACCGACTATCGGGTGATGGTTCTGGAAGGGGAGTACGTCGGCGCTGTCGAGCGCCGATTGCCCGATGAGGCTGTGCACGAAGGCCAGTGGAAACACAACGTTCACCGCGGCGCCGTAGCGACCGGGGTCGATCTTCCCGAACCCTGGCGCGACCTCGCCGAGTCCGTCGCCGCCGAACTCGAGATTCCGTTCCTGGGCGTGGATCTGCTCGAGACGGGCGACAGGCTGGTGGTCAACGAGACGAACGCGCGGCCGACGATCGACGAGGAAACGAAGTACGAACCTGGGTTTTACGATCGACTCGCGTCTGCGATCCGCCGGGTCGCCGATCGATCCTGA